In Lonchura striata isolate bLonStr1 chromosome 14, bLonStr1.mat, whole genome shotgun sequence, one genomic interval encodes:
- the PRRG3 gene encoding transmembrane gamma-carboxyglutamic acid protein 3, with amino-acid sequence MAMFLGARNAHSLLKRFPRANGFLEEIRQGTIERECIEEVCSYEEVKEVFENKEKTMEFWKGYTSSVYSVKDPGHGTERSDAMYVVVPLLGVALLIVIALFIIWRCQLQKATRHRPSYAQNRYLASRTGRSLPRVMVYRERSQSQGETQYQREASSRGAGDARAGGTPQPDGTLCPPEHSVSVLSRLSSATPPPSYEEVTGQPESSSGEETSVSYSDPPPKYEEIVATAPAAGK; translated from the exons TGTTCTTGGGAGCCAGGAATGCCCACTCACTCCTGAAACGCTTTCCCAGAGCCAATGGCTTCCTGGAGGAGATCCGGCAGGGCACCATCGAGCGGGAGTGCATCGAGGAGGTCTGCAGCTATGAGGAGGTCAAGGAGGTCTTTGAGAACAAGGAGAAGACG ATGGAGTTCTGGAAAGGCTACACCAGCTCTGTGTACTCTGTCAAGGACCCCGGGCACGGCACGGAGCGCTCTGACGCTATGTACGTGGTGGTGcccctcttgggagtggctcTTCTCATAGTCATCGCCCTCTTCATCATCTGGAGGTGCCAGCTGCAAAAGGCCACGCGCCACCGCCCTTCCTATGCCCAGAACCGTTACCTGGCCAGCCGGACGGGCCGCAGCCTCCCCAGGGTCATGGTGTACCGGGAGCGGTCGCAGAGCCAAGGGGAGACCCAGTACCAGCGGGAAGCCAGCAGCCGGGGGGCTGGGGATGCCAGAGCGGGGGGCACCCCCCAGCCAGACGGCACCCTGTGCCCGCCAGAGCATTCTGTGTCCGTCCTCTCCAGACTGTCCAGTGCCACGCCCCCGCCTTCCTACGAGGAGGTGACGGGCCAGCCGGAGAGCAGCAGCGGCGAGGAGACCAGCGTCTCCTACAGTGACCCTCCGCCCAAGTACGAAGAGATCGTGGCCACGGCCCCTGCCGCGGGCAAATAG